In Archangium violaceum, the following are encoded in one genomic region:
- a CDS encoding response regulator: MPKKKILLVDDSHTVLLLHRMMLSHCGYELLTARDGQEALDKAFVERPDLIFLDVLMPRLDGFQTCRALRLRSEMKDVPIILVTTRGEPHYVRQGFESGCTDYITKPFDGEELLAKVRSHLEEARPS; this comes from the coding sequence ATGCCCAAGAAGAAGATCCTCCTCGTCGATGACTCCCACACCGTCCTGCTGCTGCACAGGATGATGCTGTCCCATTGCGGCTACGAGCTGCTCACCGCACGGGATGGACAGGAGGCACTCGACAAGGCCTTCGTCGAACGTCCGGACCTCATCTTCCTGGATGTCCTCATGCCGCGCCTGGATGGTTTCCAGACGTGCCGGGCCCTGCGCCTGCGCTCGGAGATGAAGGACGTGCCCATCATCCTCGTCACCACCCGGGGCGAGCCGCACTACGTGCGCCAGGGCTTCGAGAGCGGTTGCACCGACTACATCACCAAGCCCTTCGATGGAGAGGAGCTGCTGGCCAAGGTCCGCAGCCACTTGGAGGAGGCACGGCCCTCATGA
- a CDS encoding GAF domain-containing protein: MREQLRWENEALRAEVATLRAENEQLKRSLERRSEDEQWRAQRQGLVEAELSHLVRLRVASQRLHESLNPGELMDILQDLLVNLVGSEMLGIFELEPTGQTLVLRVSMGIDAERFRRLPLGEDPIGRAARTGAPWLADLMEGVSEQARHEGPRACVPLRLGGHVLGMMVLFGLLPHKQRLVQEDRELLELLATEGARALYCARGISAGTRS, translated from the coding sequence ATGAGGGAGCAGCTTCGCTGGGAGAACGAGGCACTGCGCGCGGAGGTGGCCACCCTGCGCGCGGAGAACGAGCAACTCAAGCGCTCGCTCGAGCGCAGGAGCGAGGACGAGCAGTGGCGCGCCCAGCGCCAGGGGCTGGTGGAGGCGGAGCTCTCCCATCTGGTGCGCCTGCGCGTGGCCTCCCAGCGCCTGCACGAGTCGCTGAATCCCGGAGAGTTGATGGACATCCTCCAGGACCTGCTCGTCAACCTGGTGGGCTCGGAGATGCTGGGCATCTTCGAGCTGGAGCCCACGGGCCAGACGCTGGTGCTGCGGGTGTCCATGGGCATCGACGCCGAGCGCTTCCGCCGGCTGCCTCTGGGGGAGGACCCCATCGGAAGGGCGGCGCGCACCGGCGCGCCCTGGCTGGCGGACCTGATGGAGGGCGTGTCCGAGCAGGCGCGGCATGAGGGGCCTCGCGCGTGCGTGCCCCTGCGCCTGGGCGGCCACGTGCTGGGAATGATGGTGCTCTTTGGTCTCTTGCCTCACAAACAGCGCCTCGTGCAGGAGGACCGCGAGCTGCTGGAGCTGCTCGCGACCGAGGGGGCGCGAGCCCTCTACTGCGCGCGAGGCATCTCCGCCGGGACACGGTCCTGA
- a CDS encoding chemotaxis protein CheA, producing MDLDREQLLATFAEESGELLNEMEQKLLALETHPDEEGLMCIFRGAHTVKGAAGALGFSAMADVAHVVEDVLEVVQERRLPVSDEQVSLLLESVDRLREMMQGALVGREGPLEGHEALLERLRACGAALRQQARPMVAPAVPAEEPVVEEAPAGGRRGRTLRVDLEKLDRIATLTGELAIARTRLAQVLSTGTAEEALGVHLEADRLHEELREEVMRVRMVPVGPLFRQHLRTVRDLARAERKWARLVLKGEDVEVDTALVDGLREPLLHLVRNAVDHGLETPDERRAAGKEACGTLVLRAFHEPGSLVVELSDDGRGLRYDRLREKARGLGLEPERMTVEELEELVFMPGLSTADTVTEVSGRGVGMDVVRRSVEALRGMVTLRSEEGRGTTMTLRVPLTLATIQGFSVGVGEETYVLPLDAVRECLELPAERCGQPGGGVLNLRGRSLPYLRLREVLGVEGPGPARENVVVLGHGGGRAGLVVDALHGEGQCVLKPLGRLFRHVPGVSGSTILGSGRVGLVLDVPTLLRMAMRQRAAAR from the coding sequence GTGGACCTGGATCGCGAGCAACTGCTCGCCACCTTCGCCGAGGAGTCGGGAGAGCTCCTCAACGAGATGGAGCAGAAGCTCCTCGCTCTGGAGACGCATCCGGACGAGGAGGGGTTGATGTGCATCTTCCGGGGCGCGCACACGGTGAAGGGCGCCGCGGGAGCACTGGGTTTCTCCGCCATGGCGGATGTGGCGCACGTGGTGGAGGACGTGCTGGAGGTGGTGCAGGAGCGGCGGCTGCCGGTGTCGGACGAGCAGGTGTCGCTGCTGCTGGAGTCCGTGGACCGGCTGCGGGAGATGATGCAGGGCGCGCTGGTGGGGCGGGAGGGGCCGCTGGAGGGCCATGAGGCCCTGCTGGAGCGGCTGCGCGCCTGTGGCGCCGCGCTGCGCCAGCAGGCCCGGCCGATGGTGGCGCCCGCCGTGCCGGCGGAGGAGCCGGTGGTGGAGGAGGCGCCCGCGGGAGGGCGTCGGGGGCGCACGCTGCGGGTGGACCTGGAGAAGCTGGACCGCATCGCCACGCTTACGGGCGAGCTGGCCATCGCCCGCACGCGCCTGGCCCAGGTGCTGTCCACGGGCACGGCGGAGGAGGCCCTGGGGGTGCACCTCGAGGCGGACCGGCTCCACGAGGAGCTGCGCGAGGAGGTGATGCGGGTGCGGATGGTGCCGGTGGGACCGCTCTTCCGGCAGCACCTGCGCACGGTGAGGGACCTGGCGCGAGCGGAGCGGAAGTGGGCGCGGCTGGTGCTCAAGGGCGAGGACGTGGAGGTGGACACGGCGCTGGTGGACGGCCTGCGCGAGCCGCTGCTGCACCTGGTGCGCAACGCGGTGGACCATGGCCTGGAGACGCCGGACGAGCGGCGGGCCGCGGGCAAGGAGGCATGCGGCACGCTGGTGCTGAGGGCCTTCCACGAGCCGGGCTCGCTGGTGGTGGAGCTGTCCGACGATGGCCGGGGCCTGCGCTACGACAGGCTCCGGGAGAAGGCGCGAGGGCTGGGGCTGGAGCCGGAGCGGATGACGGTGGAGGAGCTGGAGGAGCTCGTCTTCATGCCGGGGCTGTCCACGGCGGACACGGTGACGGAGGTGTCCGGGCGCGGGGTGGGCATGGACGTGGTGCGCCGCAGTGTCGAGGCACTGCGGGGCATGGTGACGCTGCGCTCGGAGGAAGGGCGTGGCACCACGATGACGCTGCGGGTGCCGCTGACGCTGGCCACCATCCAGGGCTTCTCGGTGGGGGTGGGCGAGGAGACGTACGTGCTGCCGCTGGACGCGGTGCGCGAGTGCCTGGAGCTGCCGGCGGAGCGGTGCGGCCAGCCCGGCGGTGGTGTGTTGAATCTGCGGGGCCGGTCGCTGCCCTACCTGCGGCTGCGCGAGGTGTTGGGCGTGGAGGGCCCCGGGCCCGCTCGGGAGAATGTCGTCGTGCTGGGCCACGGTGGGGGCCGCGCGGGCCTGGTGGTGGACGCGCTGCACGGCGAGGGCCAGTGCGTCCTCAAGCCCCTGGGCCGGCTCTTCCGACACGTCCCCGGCGTTTCCGGCTCCACCATCCTCGGCAGCGGGCGCGTGGGACTCGTCCTGGACGTGCCCACCCTCCTGCGCATGGCCATGCGTCAGCGGGCCGCCGCGAGGTGA
- a CDS encoding methyl-accepting chemotaxis protein translates to MLENLTISRKLQLGFGVLVALLVAAIWGAFSFFMMLVGYDWYYRSHEVRIELRSMGIAHIDTERRVQEYLLTGNESILEPLAQRKNTFLKSHAQVKKLVGDNASEQEQLQQMLDQYQQQFLPHIEHLQQLRRDVDAGRVPMQAIVDYLKQGKGQRLLNDLYGLAESISQSEIAERQRLEEISDAQVQSVKQMLVTGGVVGPLLAVLLAWMLSRSIVRPLQGAMDLTGKLASGDLTHSIEVRGRDETARMMVGLREMVQRFNSVLGEVRGAVGSLSGASGQVAAAAQALSQGTSTQAASVEETTTSLSQLSASISQNAETSKLLEGMAVQGATDAEESGLAVNETVEAMAAIAERIGIVEEIAYQTNLLALNAAVEAARAGEHGRGFAVVASEVRKLAERSQKAAKEIGGLASSSVKVAERSGMLLKQLVPSIRKTAQLVQQVAAVSREQASGVMQMNRAMVQVDQVTQRNASAAEELSSTAEELAAQAESLQQMMTFFRVAGQVAAQQVRSLRPPPVQLPIHPPAQGLRAMAQAMPAAQATHASFPVVTDRAAAASDQDFKRF, encoded by the coding sequence ATGCTCGAGAACCTCACCATCTCCCGGAAGCTGCAGCTCGGATTCGGCGTGCTCGTCGCGCTGCTCGTCGCCGCCATCTGGGGTGCTTTCTCCTTCTTCATGATGCTGGTGGGCTACGACTGGTACTACCGCTCCCACGAGGTGCGGATCGAGCTGCGCTCCATGGGCATCGCCCACATCGACACGGAGCGCCGGGTGCAGGAGTACCTGCTCACGGGCAACGAATCCATCCTCGAGCCACTGGCTCAGCGGAAGAACACGTTCCTCAAGTCCCACGCCCAGGTGAAGAAGCTGGTGGGCGACAACGCCAGCGAGCAGGAGCAGCTCCAGCAGATGCTGGACCAGTACCAGCAGCAGTTCCTCCCGCATATCGAGCACCTGCAGCAGTTGCGCCGGGACGTGGATGCCGGGCGTGTCCCCATGCAGGCGATCGTCGACTACCTGAAGCAGGGCAAGGGGCAGAGGCTCCTGAACGACCTGTATGGCCTGGCGGAGAGCATCAGCCAGAGCGAGATCGCGGAGCGCCAGAGGCTCGAGGAGATATCCGACGCGCAGGTGCAATCGGTCAAGCAGATGTTGGTGACCGGGGGCGTGGTGGGTCCATTGCTGGCGGTGCTGCTGGCGTGGATGTTGTCACGCAGCATCGTGCGGCCGCTGCAAGGGGCGATGGATCTCACCGGGAAGCTGGCGTCGGGGGACCTCACCCACTCCATCGAGGTGCGGGGCAGGGACGAGACGGCGCGGATGATGGTGGGGCTGAGGGAGATGGTGCAGCGCTTCAACAGCGTGCTGGGTGAGGTGAGAGGGGCGGTGGGCTCGCTGTCAGGGGCTTCGGGACAGGTAGCGGCGGCGGCGCAAGCGCTGTCACAGGGGACGAGCACGCAGGCGGCATCGGTGGAGGAGACGACGACGAGCCTCAGCCAGCTGAGCGCCTCCATCAGCCAGAACGCGGAGACGAGCAAGCTGCTGGAGGGGATGGCGGTGCAGGGGGCGACGGACGCGGAGGAGAGCGGGCTGGCGGTGAACGAGACGGTGGAGGCGATGGCGGCCATCGCCGAGCGGATCGGAATCGTGGAGGAGATCGCGTACCAGACGAACCTGCTGGCACTCAACGCGGCGGTGGAGGCGGCGAGGGCGGGGGAGCACGGGAGGGGATTCGCGGTGGTGGCGTCGGAGGTGAGGAAGCTGGCGGAGAGGAGTCAGAAGGCGGCCAAGGAGATTGGAGGACTGGCGAGCAGCAGCGTGAAGGTGGCGGAGCGCTCGGGGATGCTGCTGAAGCAGCTGGTGCCGTCCATCCGCAAGACGGCGCAGCTGGTGCAGCAGGTGGCGGCGGTGTCGAGGGAGCAGGCCAGCGGGGTGATGCAGATGAACCGGGCGATGGTGCAGGTGGACCAGGTGACGCAGCGGAACGCGTCGGCGGCGGAGGAGCTGTCGTCGACGGCGGAGGAGCTGGCGGCGCAGGCGGAGTCGCTGCAGCAGATGATGACGTTCTTCCGGGTGGCGGGGCAGGTGGCGGCGCAGCAGGTGCGCTCGCTGAGGCCGCCACCGGTGCAGCTGCCGATACACCCGCCCGCGCAGGGGTTGAGGGCGATGGCGCAGGCGATGCCCGCGGCGCAGGCGACGCATGCCAGCTTCCCGGTGGTGACGGATCGCGCGGCGGCCGCCTCGGACCAGGACTTCAAACGCTTCTAG
- a CDS encoding methyl-accepting chemotaxis protein: protein MFDNLSITRKLQLGFGAVVALLFVVTWGSFILFVDLVKTAEEDYRSFEGVQEVRSMGIALLDHEARLQAFALTGNENYAQILPQRQSEFLRSHGKVKELMLDNAYEQELLQKMLDQYQQHFLPYAERLLALRRGVDAGRVPMEQLLDYAKNAQGQTVVEAMRGMAIALRQEEQNQRDRRNEASGAHVALVKQMLAAGGVVGPLLAVLLAWALSRSIVRPLHEGARLTGKLASGDLTHSIEANGRDETALMMRGLREMVQRFNSVLGEVRGAVGSLSGASGQVAAAAQALSQGTSTQAASVEESTTSLNQLSVSISQNAETSKLLEGMAVQGATDAEESGLAVNETVEAMAAIAERIGIVEEIAYQTNLLALNAAVEAARAGEHGRGFAVVASEVRKLAERSQKAAKEIGGLASSSVKVAERSGMLLKQLVPSIRKTAQLVQQVAAVSREQASGVMQMNRAMVQVDQVTQRNASAAEELSSTAEELAAQAESLQQMMTFFRVAEHVQGAVQQVRSLRPPPVQLSMHPPAQGLRAVAQATPAAHAGLPMMSERAAAASEQDFKRF from the coding sequence ATGTTCGACAACCTCAGCATCACCCGGAAGCTGCAGCTCGGATTCGGCGCGGTCGTCGCGTTGCTCTTCGTCGTCACCTGGGGGTCCTTCATCCTCTTCGTCGACCTGGTGAAGACCGCTGAAGAAGACTACCGCTCCTTCGAGGGCGTGCAGGAGGTCCGCTCCATGGGCATTGCCCTGCTGGACCATGAGGCCCGATTGCAGGCCTTCGCGCTCACCGGCAACGAGAACTACGCCCAGATCCTGCCCCAACGTCAATCCGAGTTCCTCCGGAGCCACGGCAAGGTGAAGGAGCTGATGCTGGACAACGCCTACGAGCAGGAACTGCTCCAGAAGATGCTGGACCAGTACCAGCAGCACTTCCTTCCCTATGCCGAGCGCCTGCTGGCGCTGCGGCGGGGTGTGGATGCCGGACGCGTGCCCATGGAGCAACTCCTGGACTACGCCAAGAACGCCCAGGGACAGACTGTCGTGGAGGCCATGCGGGGCATGGCGATCGCTCTCAGGCAGGAGGAGCAGAACCAGCGCGACCGGCGGAACGAGGCGAGCGGGGCGCATGTTGCCCTGGTGAAGCAGATGTTGGCGGCGGGAGGGGTGGTGGGTCCATTGCTGGCGGTGCTGCTGGCGTGGGCGCTGTCACGCAGCATCGTGCGGCCGCTGCACGAGGGCGCCCGGCTCACCGGGAAGCTGGCATCGGGGGACCTCACCCACTCCATCGAGGCGAATGGGCGGGATGAGACGGCGCTGATGATGAGAGGGCTGAGGGAGATGGTGCAGCGCTTCAACAGCGTGCTGGGAGAGGTGAGGGGTGCGGTGGGGTCGCTGTCAGGGGCCTCGGGACAGGTGGCGGCGGCGGCGCAGGCGCTGTCACAGGGGACGAGCACGCAAGCGGCGTCGGTGGAGGAGTCGACGACGAGTCTCAACCAGCTGAGCGTCTCCATCAGCCAGAACGCGGAGACGAGCAAGCTGCTGGAGGGGATGGCGGTGCAGGGGGCGACGGACGCGGAGGAGAGCGGGCTGGCGGTGAACGAGACGGTGGAGGCGATGGCGGCCATCGCCGAGCGGATCGGAATCGTGGAGGAGATCGCGTACCAGACGAACCTGCTGGCACTCAACGCGGCGGTGGAGGCGGCGAGGGCGGGGGAGCACGGGAGGGGATTCGCGGTGGTGGCGTCGGAGGTGAGGAAGCTGGCGGAGAGGAGTCAGAAGGCGGCCAAGGAGATTGGAGGACTGGCGAGCAGCAGCGTGAAGGTGGCGGAGCGCTCGGGGATGCTGCTGAAGCAGCTGGTGCCGTCCATCCGCAAGACGGCGCAGCTGGTGCAGCAGGTGGCGGCGGTGTCGAGGGAGCAGGCCAGCGGGGTGATGCAGATGAACCGGGCGATGGTGCAGGTGGACCAGGTGACGCAGCGGAACGCGTCGGCGGCGGAGGAGCTGTCGTCGACGGCGGAGGAGCTGGCGGCGCAGGCGGAGTCGCTGCAGCAGATGATGACGTTCTTCCGGGTGGCGGAGCATGTGCAGGGAGCGGTGCAGCAGGTGCGCTCGCTGAGGCCGCCGCCGGTGCAGCTGTCGATGCATCCGCCCGCGCAGGGGTTGAGGGCGGTGGCGCAGGCGACGCCCGCGGCGCATGCCGGCCTTCCGATGATGTCGGAGCGCGCGGCGGCTGCCTCGGAACAGGACTTCAAGCGCTTCTAG
- a CDS encoding chemotaxis protein CheW, whose translation MSTNTSTAPEIARPAQYLGFSLAGETYAIELLRIREIIEHVPITRVPGMPPAVLGVINLRGRVVPVVDLAMTMGLGPRPITRWTCFVIVEVMLDGERTALGLLADSVSEVIDLGADDIEPPPAFGTRAPVGYLRGMGRQEQRFILLLDLERLLSAEELLGLVGGAASGGA comes from the coding sequence ATGAGCACGAATACGAGCACGGCCCCGGAGATCGCCCGTCCGGCGCAGTACCTCGGCTTCTCCCTGGCCGGTGAGACGTACGCCATCGAGCTGCTGCGCATCCGGGAGATCATCGAGCACGTTCCCATCACCCGGGTGCCGGGCATGCCTCCCGCGGTGCTGGGGGTCATCAACCTGCGGGGCCGGGTGGTGCCGGTGGTGGACCTCGCGATGACGATGGGGCTCGGCCCGCGCCCCATCACCCGGTGGACGTGCTTCGTCATCGTCGAGGTGATGCTGGACGGCGAGCGCACGGCGCTGGGGCTGCTGGCCGACTCCGTCAGCGAGGTGATCGACCTGGGCGCGGACGACATCGAGCCGCCGCCCGCCTTCGGTACTCGCGCTCCGGTGGGCTACCTGCGGGGCATGGGCCGCCAGGAGCAGCGCTTCATCCTCCTGCTGGACCTGGAACGGCTGCTGTCCGCCGAGGAGCTGTTGGGCCTCGTGGGGGGCGCGGCCAGTGGGGGCGCATGA
- a CDS encoding CheR family methyltransferase, producing MRAVTPVEALLSGVGPLPLSEREFVLFQALVEREVGIHLGPTKQALLVGRLSRRVRSLGLPSFAAYYRFVITRGNEAERVRMLDCLCTNETHFFREPEHFEFLRQRVFPEWTRRAAQGLMARRVRVWSAACSTGEEPYSLAMELLSHFPPGSGWEVEVLATDLSTWALERARQGLWPVEKAATIPGPLLRTFMLRGVRSQEGWMQAGPELRSVLRFARVNLNDERGWPAGPFELVFCRNVLIYFGAQARAQALSALLRRLPPTGYLFLGHAESLTGGSEPARCVAPNIYCAKPPPPAGASPT from the coding sequence ATGAGAGCGGTGACCCCGGTCGAAGCGCTGCTGTCCGGCGTGGGCCCGCTCCCGCTGTCCGAGCGGGAGTTCGTCCTCTTCCAGGCCCTGGTGGAGCGCGAGGTGGGCATCCACCTGGGCCCCACGAAGCAGGCGCTGCTGGTGGGGCGGCTGTCCCGGCGGGTGCGCTCGCTGGGGCTGCCGTCCTTCGCCGCCTACTACCGGTTCGTCATCACCCGGGGCAACGAGGCGGAGCGGGTGCGGATGTTGGACTGCCTCTGCACCAACGAGACGCACTTCTTCCGCGAGCCGGAGCACTTCGAGTTCCTGCGCCAGCGCGTCTTCCCGGAGTGGACGCGGCGGGCGGCCCAGGGGCTGATGGCGCGGCGGGTGCGCGTGTGGAGCGCGGCGTGCTCGACGGGCGAGGAGCCGTACTCGCTCGCCATGGAGCTGCTCTCGCACTTCCCCCCGGGCTCGGGATGGGAGGTGGAGGTGCTGGCGACGGACCTGTCCACGTGGGCCCTGGAGCGGGCCAGGCAGGGACTGTGGCCGGTGGAGAAGGCGGCGACCATCCCCGGGCCGCTGCTGAGGACCTTCATGCTGCGAGGTGTACGCAGCCAGGAGGGGTGGATGCAGGCGGGGCCGGAGCTGCGCTCGGTGCTGCGCTTCGCGCGCGTCAACTTGAACGACGAGCGCGGCTGGCCGGCGGGGCCCTTCGAGCTCGTCTTCTGCCGCAACGTCCTCATCTACTTCGGGGCCCAGGCGCGCGCGCAGGCCCTGAGCGCGCTGTTGCGGCGGCTGCCTCCCACGGGCTACCTCTTCCTCGGACACGCGGAGAGCCTCACCGGTGGCTCCGAGCCCGCCCGCTGCGTGGCTCCCAACATCTACTGCGCGAAGCCTCCGCCTCCCGCGGGCGCCAGCCCTACTTGA
- a CDS encoding PilZ domain-containing protein, giving the protein MSPNQWVEHFRTLHERARKGQLPEEDKRRYNAAREQFARALTAAQGMMLPPGQSARRTFRIAQGLQVDLSLSTGPARSMTLDVSCGGFSVMMHKPPSDSEEPGFTLRLPGNQEPVTGRAKLVSVQRKIGTHRVSFSMLGISDKDLERLESSLFDLALERIK; this is encoded by the coding sequence ATGAGCCCGAACCAGTGGGTGGAGCACTTCCGGACGCTCCATGAACGTGCGCGAAAGGGACAGCTACCGGAGGAGGACAAGCGGCGCTACAACGCCGCCCGGGAGCAGTTCGCGCGGGCGCTGACGGCGGCCCAGGGAATGATGCTGCCCCCCGGCCAGTCCGCCCGCCGCACGTTTCGCATCGCGCAGGGCCTGCAGGTGGACCTGAGCCTGTCCACGGGGCCGGCGCGCTCCATGACGCTGGATGTGTCGTGCGGGGGCTTCTCGGTGATGATGCACAAGCCGCCCTCCGACTCGGAGGAGCCCGGCTTCACGCTGCGCCTGCCGGGCAATCAGGAGCCGGTGACGGGCCGGGCGAAGCTGGTGTCGGTGCAGCGGAAGATCGGCACCCACCGCGTCTCCTTCTCCATGCTGGGCATCTCCGACAAGGACCTGGAGCGGCTGGAGTCCTCCCTGTTCGACCTGGCGCTCGAGCGCATCAAGTAG
- a CDS encoding PilZ domain-containing protein, with product MGVIQFIDDFRSLHTRARRGQLPESERQAYLAAREQFARALLNAQGLMLDGAEARRHYRVAHQLPVELQMAYGNVWTNTLDISAGGFSVMLPHAVDTAERPSTLLHLPDGSSLAGRVRVVSQFQRADKHRASFAFLDLTEREMEMLEGFLIDFALDRVGITPP from the coding sequence ATGGGCGTGATCCAGTTCATCGACGATTTCCGTTCGCTCCACACGCGGGCCCGACGGGGGCAGCTGCCGGAGTCCGAGCGGCAGGCCTACCTGGCGGCGCGCGAGCAGTTCGCGCGGGCGCTGTTGAATGCCCAGGGCCTGATGCTGGACGGGGCGGAGGCGCGACGCCACTACCGCGTGGCGCACCAGCTGCCGGTGGAGCTCCAGATGGCCTATGGCAACGTGTGGACGAACACGTTGGACATCTCGGCGGGAGGCTTCTCGGTGATGCTGCCGCACGCGGTGGACACGGCGGAGCGGCCGAGCACGCTGCTGCACCTGCCGGATGGCTCGTCGCTGGCGGGCCGGGTGCGGGTGGTGTCGCAGTTCCAGAGGGCCGACAAGCACCGGGCCTCGTTCGCCTTCCTGGACCTCACCGAGCGTGAGATGGAGATGCTGGAGGGTTTCCTCATCGACTTCGCGCTGGACCGCGTGGGCATCACCCCTCCGTAA
- a CDS encoding glycoside hydrolase family 1 protein translates to MSPRALLLGLALLAGCSERPSFDPARVNAAPIGKGLPRGFLLGTSTSSHQIEGGNENDWATWERASFPDGAPHIKDRSVSGPAADSWNRFDEDVKSMKQLGSNAYRFGVEWSRLEPTPGAWNAEAAERYRQWAHTLRVQGIEPMVTLHHFTLPNWVAESGGWENPATLDAFERFSGRVAELLGADVDWWCTINEPNVLAVFGYMDGVWPPGKTDTVAAAQVLANLMEAHARAARQLRALDTVDADGDGKATLISIAHHVRYFQPASGSVTDVAVSGLTDAFFNESVPEALRTGRISLFVPGSVSLQRDIPGLKGSIDYLGINYYTRDHIRQDTSPSFSHKYVPAGYDTNDLGWELHPEGLYLLLERFANFGVPLVVTENGMDDRTGERRPYYLRSHLYAVEQAVAKGVDVRGYFHWSLIDNFEWAEGYEPRFGLFRVDRGNAELTRQATPAVETFREAARNLGLTPTP, encoded by the coding sequence ATGAGCCCCCGCGCCCTCCTTCTCGGCCTCGCCCTCCTCGCCGGCTGCAGCGAGCGGCCCTCGTTCGATCCAGCCCGGGTGAACGCCGCCCCCATCGGCAAGGGCCTGCCCCGAGGCTTCCTGCTCGGCACCTCCACCTCCAGCCATCAAATCGAGGGTGGCAACGAGAACGACTGGGCCACCTGGGAGCGCGCCTCCTTCCCGGATGGCGCGCCCCACATCAAGGACCGGAGTGTGTCCGGCCCCGCCGCGGACTCGTGGAACCGCTTCGACGAGGACGTGAAGTCGATGAAGCAGCTGGGCTCCAACGCCTACCGCTTCGGCGTGGAGTGGAGCCGCCTGGAGCCCACGCCCGGCGCGTGGAACGCCGAGGCCGCCGAGCGCTACCGTCAGTGGGCCCACACCCTGCGCGTCCAGGGAATCGAGCCCATGGTGACGCTGCACCACTTCACGCTGCCCAACTGGGTGGCCGAGTCCGGTGGCTGGGAGAACCCCGCCACGCTGGACGCCTTCGAGCGCTTCTCCGGCCGGGTGGCCGAGCTGCTCGGCGCCGACGTGGACTGGTGGTGCACCATCAACGAGCCCAACGTGCTCGCGGTGTTCGGCTACATGGACGGCGTCTGGCCGCCGGGGAAGACGGACACCGTGGCCGCGGCCCAGGTGCTGGCCAACCTCATGGAGGCCCACGCCCGCGCCGCGCGCCAGCTCCGCGCCCTCGACACGGTGGACGCGGATGGGGACGGCAAGGCCACGCTCATCAGCATCGCCCACCATGTGCGCTACTTCCAACCCGCCAGCGGCTCCGTCACCGACGTGGCCGTGTCCGGCCTCACCGACGCCTTCTTCAACGAGAGCGTCCCCGAGGCCCTGCGCACCGGCCGCATCTCCCTCTTCGTGCCCGGCTCGGTGTCCCTCCAGCGGGACATTCCCGGCCTGAAGGGATCCATCGATTATCTCGGCATCAATTACTACACGAGGGATCACATCCGTCAGGACACCTCACCGTCCTTCTCCCACAAGTACGTACCCGCCGGGTACGACACCAATGATCTGGGCTGGGAGCTGCATCCGGAGGGCCTCTACCTGTTGCTCGAGCGCTTCGCGAACTTCGGCGTGCCGCTGGTCGTCACGGAGAACGGCATGGATGATCGCACGGGAGAGCGTCGGCCCTACTACCTGCGCAGCCACCTGTACGCGGTGGAGCAGGCGGTGGCGAAGGGGGTGGACGTGCGCGGCTATTTCCACTGGAGCCTGATCGACAACTTCGAGTGGGCGGAGGGGTATGAACCGCGCTTCGGCCTGTTCCGGGTCGATCGTGGAAACGCGGAATTGACGCGACAGGCCACCCCCGCGGTGGAGACGTTCCGGGAAGCCGCGAGGAACCTGGGATTGACGCCCACTCCCTGA